The genomic window CCGGCGACGGCGGCTGCGGTGCCGACCAGTGCGACGGAAGCGAGGATCTTGCCGGAGGTGGTCTTGAGGCTGATGGCCATGGGAATCAGTGTCCTTTCGATGGGCCACCGTGAGACCGGCCGGCCTGTTCTTTGGTGTCTGCCTGACTGGCTGACAAGAACTACTGTGCCGGGGCAGGATCAAGAACAAATCCTGCAAACCCGCAACACTTCCTCAGGAAAAACTCAAGACTCCCGCACCGCGCTGAGGGCCATTTCCAGGCTGTTCGAAATGCCTCAGCAATGGGTTGTTGTCAGAGTGACGATAAGTCTGCTACTTTGTTCTTGTCAGAGTGATAATAAAGAATGGAAGACGACAATGATGGCCCTGCTCGACTGGATGAACTCCGCAGCAATCCCCAACCTTTTCGGCAGCCCGGTGAGTTGGATCGAGGTAATCGGCTTCGTTACCGGTGCAGCCTGCGTCTATGGCGTAGCCCGGCAGAAGCTGTGGAACTGGCCCGTTGGCATCCTGAACAACCTGGCGTTCATCGTTTTGTTTCTCGGAGCAGGACTCTATGGGGAAACAGTACTTCAGGTGATCTTCGCGGTCGTTTCGGCCTACGGTTGGTTCAATTGGGTGCGCGGCAACTCCGACACCCACGTCAAGAATGACCTGCTGATCCGAGACGCTACGGGCAGGGAGGTCGTCCTGGGCGTCGGTATTGCGTTGGTCGGAACTGTAGCTGTGGCGTTGGTCCTTACCCACGGAACTGATTCCCAGGTGCCATGGCCGGACGCTTTCGTGCT from Arthrobacter sp. StoSoilB20 includes these protein-coding regions:
- the pnuC gene encoding nicotinamide riboside transporter PnuC produces the protein MMALLDWMNSAAIPNLFGSPVSWIEVIGFVTGAACVYGVARQKLWNWPVGILNNLAFIVLFLGAGLYGETVLQVIFAVVSAYGWFNWVRGNSDTHVKNDLLIRDATGREVVLGVGIALVGTVAVALVLTHGTDSQVPWPDAFVLTASLIATYGQAKKIFQHWYVWILIDVVSVPLYFSRGLTLTAILYIGFLALCIYGLIDWKRARRAETPALSEAIKTGA